The segment CTATGTGGGAATAACAATCAGCAAACGAGCCACCCGCACCACCCCCCGAGCGGCAACAATAACACAATTGTATCGTCACCCCACAGTTCTCACTTTTCGTTGccgacgcgcgcgcgctgcataattagtttttaatcaaGTCGATCCGATCCGCTGCGCTTTCACACTCCAATGAGTGAAAAAACGGTTCCACCGATTGGCGGCAGATTTACTGACATTTTAGACCTGATACAACCATTTATACCAACTCATTGAATTCCAAACAAACACAtgtcaattgatttttattaattgtaaataaatataaggtTATGACCCAAacccttttattttaacatttgtttggtttttagtGTTCTTTGTTAATATATTTAAGCTTTATTTAACACCTTTTGTAGTTTATTTATATCCCAAcgtaattgttttaaataatagctGCTGCAAACTGCGACATTGATAGAATTTTATGTGagttttcattcattaaaatttcccctCTTTAGCGCAACACACCCACAGAAACCAGAGTGAAGCACTACCACACgataaagaaacaaaaagacACTTGAACAGCTCACGATAAAATAAACGACAGCCAATTTGGTCCTCCACAGCTGTTGAATGCATCTTTTTTTTCCTTCGCTGCTCAAAACGAAGGAAAGTGTTGGTTTTTTTCCTACAGAGCGACGGGCCCGTGTTGCTGTCCcatcgaaataaataataacgcTATTCATCCCGCAGCGTGTCCCGTGATGTCTTattccttaaatattttttattataatggaGAGCCGAACTCTGAACCTACCTGCAACACGGGAATGACGCGGCCGACGATTACTATCATAAAGCGATGACGAGACACAATCGTATGTTAAAAGAACAAAACGCGGCCACTTTGAACGCACAAAGGAATTCTAATTTTGGCGTTTCGCGTTGCAAATCAGTCGAGCGGGTGTTTCTAATGCTAATTAATAGCTCGAaggatgaaattaatttttggtgtcGTCATCTTCAATGGTATCAAGAtttgtttatgaaattttctcattgaAGCACTTAAGAGAAGTTGTGTAAGCCTCATAATTGATTCAAATGTATGGCATCAATAAGCATGGATTTCATTCAAGATAAAATGAGTTACTTCCACGATGGTGGATTTTCAAATGAGTTCCATGATAATATAGATGCCTgtctttaaattataattatttatttatatgtaaCTAAGCTAGGTGAACCTATAccattttgtttgatttcaaagttcaaatattAGTGAGGACAACAGCTATAGGTCAAACTCAATTTCGAAAACGAATGAGAACTTATTATGGTCAGTTTATTGGATGTTTTTgagaggtaaaaaaaaaatcataagtaaaattatttgttgaatatttttacgttTGTCACTGCCTTATTTACATGTTATTTCGTGTTGAAACATGTTATTAATAGAGGACTCACAAGgttcaacaattttgaaaggaaGAGGAagatatgaattaaatataacatcCGATGAGTGGGGTGGGGAGAGTCCAAAGTATATCGTTTTGGTGCCTATTCGGGATTTGTTTGAATAGTCATTGCCTTGCTGGTAGCAGAATGGAAAACAACTCGAATCCATCGcaccagcagcaccagcagcagccgatGTTCACTGACGAAAATTGTCCTGCAAACATGGTGTTCAACCCTTTGCCCTCGGGCTattacagcagcagcacccCCTCGATGTACGCGCCTTACccgcagcagcatcagcagcagccgacCTACGCTCCTGTTGGCGCGGAAAACGCTTCATCCGTCGGGAGCCTCGACGGCGACCTGCCTGTTGGTAACAACTACTGCTGCAGCTCCCCGAACACCCCGACCAAGATGAAAACCTGCTCAAACGTCAGCATGGACGCACGCTGCAACCCTTACGAGCGGCCGCCGTACTCGTTCATCTCGCTGATCACCATTGCCATCATGGAATCACCCAACCGGAAGCTGACGCTGAGTCAGATCTACAACTACATCGAGACCAAGTACCCTTACTACCGGACGAACGCCAAGCGCTGGCAGAATTCTGTCCGGCACTCGCTCAGTTTCAACGACTGTTTCATTAAGGTGCCACGCACGCCCGACAACCCTGGCAAAGGTTCATACTGGGCGATGCACCCTAAATCCGGCGACATGTTCTTAAATGGGTGCTTCCTGCGTCGTCACAGCAGGTTCAGGGATGAAAAGAAAGACGCGAAGCCAGGGTCGGCCCTCGATCAACAGTGCCACTCGCAGGTCGTCGGCGCGCACACGCAGCCCCTGACGAGCGTGCTGACGAGTCAGTCGCAGCCTCCAGCCCAGagcctgctgccgccgccccTGCAGAGCAACTTTCTGCAAAACCGAGAGCCATACTACTTCAACGGCGAAACCGACACGTTGGCAGCCGCGATGAACCAGCAATTCACCATCAATCCGGCCCAGATGATGCAAATGCAACATCACCCTCAGTCGTACTACCCTGACTACTCATCACTGCCGAGCATGGTCCAGCCGTTGGCAGAATTCACCCTGGAGTTACCTGCGTGCAGTGGAAATAACGCTGCAGTTCGTGTCCAAGAAGAAGTAGAGCAAGACCAGAATGTTCCGTCGTCGTTAGCACAACTCAAGTGATTCGCATACGTCATTAGGAATTAAAAACTCTTTGATGTAATGAAAATCACAACCTCATTCATACTTTTTAGATCCAAAATAGTTTCAAACGcatttttccttaattatctccatttttaacattttcaattcattaaTGATAAGTTTATTGATAAtcctcatttaaaattcaaacataaatattttgtgatctCTTTTGGTAACGCGATCTCATTAATCTGTATTAAATGTGCAATCAAATGATCATCTCTCATCACGGAGGAAAATAGTCAACAAAAAGTATTGTTTAACTATGTCATGTCTCTataatgttattaatttacttGATTTAAAACCTGGTGTTGTTTAGctgaaaagcaattatttaataacacGGCAATTCCTATATCAATATCTTTTCCTAAGAGACTGGAATTCcaacattaaataaacatttatattttatggcaaaataatgttttttattcactAAATTGCGCCTGAGTAATTAAAATCTGTTGCTATGAAAAAAAGTGAACAAAATTGATGGTTTTGGTTTGTTTAAAGGAGACATTATACACAATTCACAGCGTCTTTACTCAGTTTAGTTGGCGACTCAAAGAGTGGAAAGTAGCAAAGATGCATTAGCGTCCTTTCAAATTAGGGAACAAAGCATACAAATCAACATTACGCACTGAGATTGTATCAGATTATATGAATAAAGTAACTCTTTTGTAAGTGTGAGGGTTAATGGTTTTGTCgagataaatattataaaacatAATCGTTGAAATCTTTCTCTCCGGCGAAAGATAAGCTCATGAATATTATTGCTTATCATTTACTATTTCACAAAACGGGTAAAATTACATCGAACC is part of the Cloeon dipterum chromosome 1, ieCloDipt1.1, whole genome shotgun sequence genome and harbors:
- the LOC135947886 gene encoding hepatocyte nuclear factor 3-gamma-like yields the protein MKTCSNVSMDARCNPYERPPYSFISLITIAIMESPNRKLTLSQIYNYIETKYPYYRTNAKRWQNSVRHSLSFNDCFIKVPRTPDNPGKGSYWAMHPKSGDMFLNGCFLRRHSRFRDEKKDAKPGSALDQQCHSQVVGAHTQPLTSVLTSQSQPPAQSLLPPPLQSNFLQNREPYYFNGETDTLAAAMNQQFTINPAQMMQMQHHPQSYYPDYSSLPSMVQPLAEFTLELPACSGNNAAVRVQEEVEQDQNVPSSLAQLK